From one Rosa rugosa chromosome 4, drRosRugo1.1, whole genome shotgun sequence genomic stretch:
- the LOC133742694 gene encoding receptor protein-tyrosine kinase CEPR2, translating into MAKIPVPSLHLLPVFTTLFISLLFPPCMPLTVETEALLEFKRQLKDPLSFLDSWKESQSSSSPCEFSGITCDSGKVTEISLHNKSLSGEISPSIGTLESLTTLVLSANLITGEVPAQLTHCANLKTLNLSENQLVGKIPDLSTLRNLERLDLSANRFSSEFPSWVGSLTGLQYLGLGQNLFDESEVPRSLGNLKNLTWLYLTNCSLMGEIPESIYEMKALGTFDMSRNKLSGKLSKSISKLQNLFKIELFANGLGGEIPPEVANLTLLREFDISTNKFYGKLPSEFGNLKNLVVFQLYENNFSGEFPAGFGDMQHLTALSIYGNRFSGEFPANLGKFSLLDSIDISENQFSGAFPRFLCEKRKLQFLLALDNNFYGEFPDSYADCKSLERFRVSKNHLYGEIPAEFWSLPKATIIEFSDNNFRGVISPSIGFSTSLNQLMLQNNNFSGYLPPEIGKLTKLDKLYLNHNNFSGEIPSEIGALKHLSSFHVEENSLSGSIPSELGNCVRLADMSLAGNSLTGSIPPTLSLMSSLNSLNLSRNKLSGEVPENLEKLKLSFIDLSENLLSGRVPSDLLTTGGDKAFRGNNELCIDQYSKTHSNSGMNTCSEKHSQKRVLQNKLVLFSIIASALVVVFAGLVLVSYKNFKLSEVDRENSLEEGKEIDPKWKLASFHQLEIDEDEICDLEEENLVGSGSTGKVYRLDLKKNGGTVAVKQLWKGDGLKLLTAEMDILGKIRHRNILKLYACLVKGGSNLLVFEYMENGNLFQALHRQLKGGQPELDWYQRYRIALGAARGISYLHHDCSPPIIHRDIKSTNILLDDDYEAKVADFGVAKIVQNTPKGSECSSFAGTHGYIAPELAYTAKVTEKCDVYSFGVVLLELVTGRRPIEDDYGEGKDIVYWVSANLNDRENVLKVLDDKVADENIQDDMIKVLKVAILCTTKLPSLRPTMREVIKMLIDADPGTLTSRSNNSVKEGKDSSSLLLSQ; encoded by the exons ATGGCCAAAATACCAGTTCCCTCCTTGCACTTGCTACCAGTCTTTACCACATTGTTCATTTCTTTGCTTTTCCCGCCATGTATGCCTCTAACGGTCGAAACTGAAGCCCTCCTTGAGTTCAAAAGGCAGCTCAAGGACCCTTTGAGTTTTCTTGATTCGTGGAAAGAGTCgcagtcttcttcttccccctGTGAGTTCTCCGGGATTACTTGCGATTCGGGGAAAGTCACTGAAATATCTCTTCACAACAAGTCACTCTCAGGTGAGATTTCGCCCTCCATTGGCACCCTTGAGAGCCTCACCACGCTTGTTCTGTCTGCCAACCTCATTACAGGAGAGGTTCCTGCCCAACTGACTCATTGTGCCAATCTTAAAACATTGAATCTGTCTGAGAATCAATTGGTTGGAAAAATCCCGGATCTTTCCACCCTTAGAAACTTGGAGAGACTTGATCTTTCTGCCAACAGGTTCTCTTCAGAGTTCCCGTCTTGGGTGGGAAGTCTCACAGGTTTACAGTATCTGGGCCTTGGGCAAAATCTGTTTGATGAAAGCGAAGTTCCTAGGAGTCTTGGGAATTTGAAGAACTTGACATGGCTGTATCTGACAAATTGCAGCTTGATGGGAGAGATTCCGGAATCTATTTACGAAATGAAGGCATTGGGAACATTTGATATGTCAAGAAACAAGCTTTCTGGGAAACTCTCTAAGTCGATTTCCAAGCTACAAAACCTATTTAAGATTGAGCTGTTTGCAAACGGTTTGGGTGGAGAAATCCCACCCGAGGTTGCTAATCTCACCCTTCTGAGGGAATTTGATATTTCAACAAACAAATTTTATGGGAAGTTGCCTTCTGAGTTTGGAAATCTCAAGAATTTAGTGGTTTTTCAGTTGTATGAAAACAATTTTTCAGGGGAATTCCCTGCTGGGTTTGGAGATATGCAGCATCTTACTGCTTTGTCAATATATGGAAACAGATTTTCTGGGGAGTTTCCTGCAAATCTTGGGAAATTCTCACTTTTGGATAGCATTGACATATCTGAGAATCAGTTTTCTGGTGCTTTCCCAAGGTTTCTTTGTGAAAAGAGGAAGCTACAATTCTTGCTCGCTTTGGATAACAATTTTTATGGGGAGTTTCCAGATTCTTATGCTGACTGTAAATCTCTAGAGAGGTTTAGAGTAAGTAAGAACCATTTGTATGGGGAGATTCCAGCTGAGTTTTGGTCACTTCCTAAAGCGACAATCATTGAGTTTAGTGACAATAACTTTCGTGGAGTGATTTCCCCCAGCATTGGGTTTTCTACCAGCTTGAATCAGTTGATGTTGCAGAACAACAATTTCTCAGGTTATCTTCCACCGGAAATTGGGAAGCTAACAAAGTTGGACAAGCTCTATTTGAATCATAATAACTTTTCAGGTGAAATACCTTCCGAAATTGGTGCCTTGAAGCACTTATCATCTTTCCATGTTGAAGAAAATTCTTTGTCAGGCTCAATACCTTCAGAACTGGGAAACTGTGTTAGGTTGGCGGACATGAGTCTTGCTGGGAATTCCTTAACCGGAAGTATCCCACCTACGCTTTCACTCatgagctctttgaactctctAAATCTCTCTCGGAATAAACTCTCAGGTGAGGTTCCAGAAAATTTAGAGAAATTGAAGCTAAGTTTCATAGATTTGTCTGAAAATCTGTTATCTGGAAGAGTACCATCTGATCTTCTGACCACTGGTGGAGACAAAGCCTTTCGTGGAAACAATGAACTCTGCATcgatcaatattcaaaaacacaTTCAAATTCTGGTATGAATACATGTTCTGAAAAGCATAGTCAGAAAAGGGTGCTTCAGAATAAATTGGTTTTGTTCTCTATCATAGCATCTGCCTTGGTTGTTGTTTTCGCTGGATTGGTGCTTGTCAGTTATAAGAACTTCAAGCTTTCTGAGGTTGACAGAGAAAACAGTTTGGAAGAGGGGAAGGAAATAGATCCGAAATGGAAACTTGCATCTTTTCACCAACTGGAAATAGATGAAGATGAAATCTGTGatttagaagaagaaaatttgGTTGGTAGTGGCAGCACCGGGAAAGTTTACCGCCTTGATCTGAAGAAGAATGGTGGTACAGTAGCTGTAAAACAACTATGGAAAGGCGATGGCTTGAAGCTTTTGACTGCAGAGATGGATATTTTGGGAAAGATCAGGCATAGAAATATATTGAAGCTTTATGCTTGTTTAGTGAAGGGAGGATCTAATCTTCTGGTGTTTGAGTACATGGAAAATGGAAATTTGTTTCAAGCGCTTCACAGACAGCTTAAAGGTGGGCAGCCGGAATTGGATTGGTACCAGAGGTATAGGATTGCTTTGGGAGCAGCTAGGGGGATTTCTTATCTACACCATGATTGTTCCCCACCTATAATTCATAGAGATATAAAATCAACCAACATTCTGCTTGATGATGATTACGAGGCAAAAGTTGCTGATTTTGGGGTTGCAAAAATTGTACAAAACACTCCCAAGGGTTCAGAGTGCAGCTCCTTTGCTGGGACACATGGGTATATTGCTCCTG AGCTGGCATATACTGCTAAAGTCACTGAAAAGTGCGATGTATATAGTTTCGGTGTGGTTCTACTTGAGCTAGTTACTGGTAGAAGACCAATTGAAGATGACTACGGGGAAGGAAAAGACATTGTATACTGGGTTTCTGCCAATCTGAACGACCGTGAAAACGTTCTGAAGGTTCTTGATGATAAAGTGGCAGATGAAAATATCCAGGATGACATGATCAAGGTTTTGAAGGTAGCTATTCTTTGTACTACCAAGCTTCCATCCCTGCGGCCTACAATGCGAGAGGTGATCAAGATGCTTATTGATGCTGATCCTGGCACTTTAACGTCTCGAAGCAACAATTCTGTCAAAGAAGGCAAGGATTCCTCCAGTTTGCTTCTCTCCCAGTAG